The following proteins are co-located in the Vigna unguiculata cultivar IT97K-499-35 chromosome 9, ASM411807v1, whole genome shotgun sequence genome:
- the LOC114162375 gene encoding heat stress transcription factor B-4-like — MLSLLFSKNIFIYPFPSLTLLILTLVLPHTTLSFSPLPMALLLDNCEGILLSLDSHKSVPAPFLTKTYQLVDDPATDHIVSWGEDDTTFVVWRPPEFARDLLPNYFKHNNFSSFVRQLNTYGFRKIVPDRWEFANEFFKKGEKHLLCEIHRRKTAQPQQGTMNHHHHHSHSPLGVNVSVPTFFPFSSRVSISPSNDSDDQTNWCDSPPRGATSLMNGAANYSTSVTALSEDNERLRRSNNMLMSELAHMKKLYNDIIYFVQNHVKPVAPSNSYSSSLLLCNTPSATPINGGNVSMMQRPMNQLLGYYSNNPKQGTTPIAQHQQHQQNQPQTYVVNSPTNTSRSSITIVEGPGGNVNSCKTKLFGVSLQSKKRVHPDYGSNSETNKARLVLEKDDLGLNLMPPSTC; from the exons atGCTCTCTCTCCTCTTctctaaaaacatttttatctaTCCTTTCCCTTCCCTCACCCTTCTCATTCTCACTCTCGTTCTTCCTCACACCACCCTCTCTTTCTCTCCTCTTCCAATGGCTCTTCTTCTTGACAACTGTGAAGGCATTTTACTCTCCCTGGACTCACACAAATCAGTGCCGGCTCCTTTCCTCACCAAAACATACCAACTCGTCGACGACCCCGCCACAGATCACATAGTTTCTTGGGGTGAAGACGACACCACTTTCGTCGTTTGGCGTCCTCCTGAGTTCGCCAGAGACCTTCTTCCCAACTACTTCAAGCACAACAACTTCTCCAGTTTCGTTCGCCAGCTCAACACCTAT GGTTTCAGAAAGATTGTACCAGACCGATGGGAGTTCGCCAACGAATTCTTCAAGAAGGGGGAGAAACACTTGTTGTGCGAGATCCATCGGAGAAAAACCGCTCAGCCTCAACAAGGGACCATGaatcaccatcaccaccattCACATTCTCCACTCGGAGTCAACGTTAGCGTTCCCACTTTCTTTCCCTTTTCCAGCAGAGTCAGCATCTCTCCCTCCAACGACTCCGACGACCAAACCAATTGGTGTGACTCTCCGCCACGTGGAGCCACCTCATTGATGAACGGTGCAGCCAACTACAGCACTTCCGTCACCGCGCTTTCCGAGGACAACGAGAGACTCAGGCGAAGCAACAACATGCTCATGTCGGAACTCGCGCACATGAAGAAGCTTTACAATGACATTATCTATTTCGTTCAGAACCATGTCAAGCCGGTGGCTCCAAGCAACTCTTACTCTTCTTCTTTGCTACTGTGTAATACACCCTCGGCTACTCCGATAAATGGGGGCAATGTTTCGATGATGCAAAGGCCAATGAACCAGCTTCTGGGGTATTATTCTAATAACCCTAAGCAAGGAACTACTCCAATAGCTCAACATCAGCAACATCAACAAAATCAACCTCAGACCTACGTTGTGAACTCCCCCACCAACACATCGAGGAGTTCTATAACGATTGTTGAAGGGCCTGGCGGTAACGTTAACAGCTGCAAGACGAAGCTTTTTGGCGTGTCGCTGCAGTCAAAGAAAAGGGTGCACCCCGATTATGGATCTAATTCGGAGACCAACAAGGCTCGTTTGGTTTTGGAAAAGGATGACTTGGGGTTGAATCTCATGCCTCCGTCCACTTGTTAG